In Lineus longissimus chromosome 9, tnLinLong1.2, whole genome shotgun sequence, one genomic interval encodes:
- the LOC135493569 gene encoding uncharacterized protein LOC135493569: MGVDGVDEVARPESNEGNECATGGEACAKRAPRATLEDLKARRKVLRGKVMRTINRLSGKMAGNDISKSRLEKEMVVLKQDFTEVCSVNADMFSYPGVDEDRLSDWEEQITDSFYDFVEKTENYVCSSPSDHQVTQPVTEERSAETNTGGQTAKVAVQDASRDSPIVQGSDVVSDASSTSTSLENVDSNISNISVNVVNFDSSTGVTTSRPNISMSGPHHAFDSWVDQLIEFQETSFPISSREVSVADALYRLEASRDVPTRQLSKFNGNSLNYVDFIDSFKIHIHDKRHLTDDSRMMQLRMHLTDEAERAIVGQGTSGMMYHTALKMLKEQFGSKSIIARGCIDRLVKGPKVLDRKAIRDFSLDIVNCLATLNRINYLADVHASESLRQIVRRLPDHMIHKWKTTAAILRERDTLPNLAHISDFVRKRVKADFDPDFGDLACDKSDGKVTKVDRKGVHSAQFSGPKKPRKCYVCESDHRVSECPMFSDSSVADRLKIVKDQRLCFGCLNRGHRFGECNSKKKCGKNNCSKTHHPLIHTDPPTSGAVSTLDRDGILPVVRVKFRSEDGRIREGNVLIDSGAATTIIRKDFARALGLQGKEEGGGGGDQLNQTNSRRLKFWIAPLTGGEEHEIEAHEINRTIVSIRPWLSSFSHLSDLKFTHKAGPVDLILGIQYSHLHVEQEIRQGLPFEPVGKRTMLGWFVIGPDKSVDSITSISFVRKENPDVSRLYNFETIGVRAPNCDCPEDMMSREDKKAMDMFASSCHKDGDRYVIGLPWKKDPSLLPDNRVLAEKRLASLERSLAKTPEKAVMYDKVISQYLENGWAVQVDEDEPVTGPLYYLPHHGIYRPEKISTPLRVVFDPACLFEGVSLNSFLLKGPNLMGNLLAVLIRFREDLVAIVDDISKMFLQVKLKPEDTEVHRFLWRNLDSTREPDVYRMTRVTFGDKPSPDMASFVILEIAEKFQDIHPEAAWILRNDRYMDDLIHSCPSTEDATTRMMDIDESLNDWKFKVKEWYCSAPSSVQKTTSNDQQSAPNINLSGEDVKTLGVLWDPVADVITFKVKEKQMQTITKRSVLSRLSMLFDPLGLATPVTIRAKVAMQAIWRLDNLGWNDELPPDYTELWTKLFQDFKELEKVQLPRCVKPKGAIGGSSELHVFGDASFTAYGAVAYMRWNTLTGPTSVRLYAAKARVAPLRQTTIPRLELMAALVTSRLAKTIHTELREKPEVHLWSDSKIVLHWIKSNSIDLKPFVGVRVAEIQSTWEPELWNHVPTEQNPADDLSRGLEASEMVGRLWQAVRQIIKKT, encoded by the coding sequence GATGAGGTGGCTCGTCCAGAGAGCAATGAGGGCAATGAATGTGCCACAGGAGGCGAAGCATGCGCCAAGAGAGCTCCCAGAGCTACCCTAGAGGATCTTAAGGCCAGACGTAAGGTCTTGCGCGGTAAGGTCATGAGAACTATAAACAGGCTGTCTGGAAAGATGGCAGGTAATGATATTTCTAAGTCAAGATTAGAAAAAGAGATGGTAGTCCTGAAGCAGGATTTTACCGAGGTCTGCTCTGTGAATGCAGATATGTTTTCCTATCCCGGGGTCGACGAGGATAGATTGAGTGACTGGGAAGAACAGATAACGGATTCGTTTTATGACTTTGTAGAAAAGACTGAAAACTATGTCTGTTCATCACCCAGCGATCACCAGGTCACACAGCCAGTGACAGAGGAACGGTCAGCAGAGACCAATACCGGTGGCCAGACTGCAAAAGTCGCGGTCCAAGATGCAAGTCGTGATAGCCCGATTGTCCAGGGCAGTGATGTGGTTAGTGATGCAAGTTCTACAAGTACAAgtcttgaaaatgttgattcaaacatatcaaatatCAGTGTGAATGTTGTAAACTTTGATTCTAGCACTGGTGTCACTACTAGTAGGCCCAATATTTCTATGTCAGGCCCACACCATGCATTTGATTCATGGGTTGATCAATTGATCGAGTTTCAGGAAACTAGCTTTCCTATCAGTTCAAGAGAAGTGTCTGTCGCTGATGCCCTGTATAGATTAGAAGCAAGTAGAGATGTACCCACTCGTCAGCTTAGCAAGTTTAATGGTAACTCACTGAACTATGTCGATTTCATTGACTCGTTCAAGATCCATATTCATGATAAAAGGCATCTCACTGACGATTCTCGTATGATGCAGCTTAGAATGCATTTAACTGATGAAGCTGAACGAGCTATTGTAGGGCAAGGCACAAGTGGTATGATGTACCATACAGCCTTAAAGATGTTAAAAGAGCAATTTGGCTCCAAGAGTATAATTGCCCGTGGTTGCATTGACAGGCTTGTAAAGGGGCCCAAAGTTCTTGATCGTAAAGCTATTCGCGACTTTTCGCTTGACATTGTAAACTGCTTAGCTACGCTCAACCGCATAAATTATCTCGCCGATGTACATGCTTCCGAAAGCCTCCGTCAGATAGTTAGGCGCCTACCAGACCACATGATCCATAAATGGAAAACCACCGCAGCGATACTACGCGAGCGTGATACCTTGCCAAATCTTGCGCATATCAGCGATTTCGTGCGAAAACGTGTTAAGGCGGATTTCGACCCGGATTTCGGCGACCTTGCTTGTGACAAATCGGATGGTAAAGTTACCAAAGTGGACCGCAAAGGTGTTCATTCCGCTCAGTTCTCCGGGCCTAAGAAACCGCGAAAATGCTATGTTTGCGAATCTGATCATCGCGTATCAGAATGTCCTATGTTCTCAGATTCCTCCGTCGCCGATCGGTTGAAAATAGTCAAGGACCAACGTCTGTGTTTTGGTTGTCTTAATCGCGGTCATCGATTTGGAGAATGTAATTCCAAGAAGAAGTGTGGAAAGAACAACTGCAGTAAGACTCACCACCCTCTCATCCATACAGATCCCCCTACCAGTGGTGCAGTTTCAACCCTAGATCGAGATGGGATCTTACCAGTTGTGCGCGTCAAGTTCCGATCAGAGGATGGCAGAATCCGAGAAGGTAATGTTCTCATTGACAGTGGAGCAGCTACCACCATCATTCGGAAGGACTTCGCCAGGGCTTTGGGACTGCAGGGTAAGGAAgagggaggaggaggaggagaccAGCTCAACCAGACCAACAGCCGACGTCTAAAGTTTTGGATTGCGCCATTGACAGGAGGTGAGGAGCATGAAATAGAAGCTCACGAGATAAATCGCACGATTGTCAGCATCCGACCATGGTTATCCTCGTTCAGTCATCTCTCGGATCTGAAGTTCACTCACAAGGCAGGCCCAGTTGACCTCATCCTTGGAATACAATACAGCCATTTGCACGTAGAACAGGAGATCAGACAAGGATTACCGTTCGAGCCAGTTGGAAAAAGGACCATGCTAGGATGGTTTGTTATCGGCCCAGATAAATCTGTCGACTCCATTACGTCCATCAGTTTTGTGAGGAAGGAGAACCCTGATGTGAGTCGATTGTACAACTTTGAGACGATAGGTGTAAGAGCACCAAATTGTGATTGCCCGGAGGATATGATGTCTAGAGAGGACAAGAAGGCCATGGACATGTTTGCTAGCTCTTGCCATAAAGATGGTGACCGCTATGTCATTGGTTTACCTTGGAAGAAGGATCCTTCACTCTTGCCAGATAACCGTGTCCTAGCCGAAAAACGTCTCGCCTCATTGGAAAGAAGTCTGGCCAAGACTCCAGAGAAGGCTGTCATGTATGACAAAGTCATTTCTCAATACCTAGAGAATGGATGGGCCGTCCAGGTCGATGAAGATGAACCAGTTACTGGACCTCTCTATTACCTCCCTCATCATGGAATCTACAGACCTGAGAAAATAAGTACCCCGTTGCGTGTAGTCTTCGATCCCGCCTGCCTCTTCGAAGGTGTTTCGTTGAATTCTTTCCTCCTCAAAGGACCAAATTTGATGGGGAATCTACTGGCTGTTCTCATTCGTTTCCGCGAGGATCTTGTCGCAATCGTGGATGACATTTCTAAAATGTTCCTTCAAGTCAAACTGAAACCTGAGGACACAGAAGTACATCGCTTTCTGTGGAGGAACTTGGATAGTACGAGGGAGCCAGATGTCTATCGTATGACTCGAGTCACTTTCGGTGATAAGCCATCGCCTGATATGGCGAGCTTCGTTATACTTGAGATTGCAGAGAAGTTCCAGGACATTCATCCCGAGGCCGCCTGGATTCTGCGAAATGATCGATACATGGATGATCTGATTCACTCCTGCCCATCCACTGAAGATGCCACCACGCGAATGATGGACATAGACGAGAGCTTGAATGATTGGAAATTCAAGGTGAAAGAATGGTACTGCTCTGCCCCGTCATCTGTTCAGAAGACAACGAGTAACGACCAACAGTCTGCCCCAAACATCAATCTCAGTGGAGAGGACGTCAAGACACTTGGAGTTTTATGGGACCCAGTGGCAGATGTGATAACGTTCAAAGTGAAAGAGAAGCAGATGCAGACAATCACGAAACGATCAGTTTTGTCAAGGTTGTCCATGCTCTTTGATCCCCTTGGGCTGGCAACACCTGTAACCATAAGAGCCAAAGTTGCGATGCAAGCCATTTGGAGGTTAGATAACTTAGGATGGAATGATGAACTACCCCCGGACTACACAGAACTATGGACAAAGCTGTTCCAAGACTTCAAGGAGCTTGAAAAAGTACAACTACCAAGATGCGTAAAGCCGAAAGGTGCAATTGGTGGATCATCAGAGTTGCACGTATTTGGAGATGCAAGCTTCACAGCATATGGTGCCGTGGCATACATGCGTTGGAATACTCTCACTGGTCCTACAAGCGTCCGCCTCTACGCCGCAAAGGCACGCGTTGCCCCTCTACGTCAAACCACTATTCCAAGATTGGAACTGATGGCGGCGTTAGTCACTTCTCGTCTAGCAAAGACGATTCACACGGAGCTTCGCGAAAAGCCAGAAGTTCACCTCTGGTCAGACTCGAAGATAGTTCTTCACTGGATTAAATCCAATTCCATCGATTTGAAGCCATTTGTTGGAGTACGAGTGGCCGAAATACAATCGACATGGGAGCCAGAGCTTTGGAATCACGTCCCAACAGAACAAAACCCGGCTGATGACCTGTCTCGTGGACTGGAAGCTTCGGAAATGGTCGGAcgtttatggcaagccgttcgtcaaataattaagaaaacctag
- the LOC135493570 gene encoding uncharacterized protein LOC135493570: protein MEDVHSRLMHPGSERTLCESRSKYWILKGRNLARETVRNCVICRKLRQPPHSTLMGDLPASRLRLFAPPFTTTGVDLFGPFMLRYGRNSKMEAWGAIFTCATARAIHLEIVESLSTQSFLQAVRRFASRRGWPKTLISDNGTNFIGAEKELRKLTKEGRKQLEEFAVLHDINWRFITPLSPHQGGFYESLIKQIKSALRVTVGDQTLTWNEMSTVFSEVECLVNSRPIGYGSDDANDFRPLTPNHLLIGRASTEIPQGPFVESKNLHKRFEFVQALATKFWKRFVKEYLSTLMRRAKWQNAKRQLAVGDVVLLTDQNIPRGKWDVAQIIEVYPGDDNIVRNVKVRTKSSEKKRSV from the coding sequence ATGGAAGATGTCCACAGTCGGTTGATGCATCCCGGTTCGGAGCGTACTCTCTGCGAGAGTAGGAGCAAATACTGGATTCTCAAAGGTCGTAACCTCGCAAGAGAAACCGTGAGGAATTGTGTGATTTGCCGGAAGCTGAGACAGCCACCACATAGCACCCTAATGGGTGATCTACCTGCCAGTCGTCTCCGATTGTTCGCACCGCCATTTACAACTACTGGAGTGGATCTCTTCGGCCCGTTCATGTTGAGATATGGTCGCAACAGTAAAATGGAGGCGTGGGGCGCGATATTCACTTGCGCCACTGCTCGCGCTATTCATCTGGAAATAGTGGAAAGTTTGTCGACTCAATCGTTCCTCCAAGCAGTTCGCAGATTTGCTTCGCGTCGCGGATGGCCAAAGACATTAATATCGGATAACGGCACCAACTTCATTGGAGCTGAGAAGGAACTCAGGAAACTTACCAAAGAGGGACGCAAGCAGTTGGAAGAATTTGCAGTTCTTCATGATATCAACTGGAGATTCATTACGCCTTTGAGTCCCCATCAAGGTGGCTTTTACGAGAGCTTAATCAAGCAGATCAAGAGCGCACTTAGAGTTACTGTGGGTGATCAGACGCTTACATGGAATGAAATGTCAACTGTTTTCAGTGAAGTCGAATGCCTGGTTAACTCAAGACCCATTGGATACGGAAGCGATGATGCCAATGATTTCCGTCCACTCACTCCTAACCATCTGCTGATAGGACGAGCTTCAACAGAAATTCCACAAGGGCCGTTTGTAGAATCGAAAAATCTGCACAAACGCTTCGAGTTTGTGCAAGCTCTTGCCACGAAGTTTTGGAAGCGATTTGTCAAGGAGTACCTCTCTACTCTCATGCGCCGTGCCAAATGGCAGAATGCTAAACGTCAACTTGCGGTTGGAGACGTGGTTCTCTTGACAGATCAGAACATTCCACGGGGAAAGTGGGATGTTGCTCAGATAATCGAAGTATACCCCGGTGATGACAATATTGTCCGAAACGTAAAGGTCAGGACCAAATCTAGTGAAAAGAAACGCAGTGTTTAG